DNA sequence from the Gemmatimonadota bacterium genome:
TCGATCGCCACCGAGATGACGGGCTCCGGGAAGTTCATGGATTCGAGGACGATCGGCGCCGTTTCGATGCAAAGGGTGTCGCCGGTCTTAACCTGCTTGAGTCCGATGGCGGCGGCGATGTCGCCCGCGTACACTTCTTCCCGTTCTTCTCGCTTGTTAGCATGCATCTGGAGTATCCGACCCACGCGCTCACGCCTGTCTCCACTGGCGTTGTAGACGTAGCTGCCGGCAGGAAGCGAGCCCGAGTAGACCCGGAAGAAGGTCAGCTTGCCCACGTAGGGATCGGTCGCGATCTTGAAGGCCAGCGCCGAAAAAGGCGCGTCGTCGTCCGCTTCGCGCGACTCGAAGGTCTCGGTCTTGTGCGGCAGGTGGCCCCGAATCGCCGCCACGTCGGTCGGCGACGGCAGATAGTCGATGACGCCGTCGAGCAGGCGCTGCACGCCCTTGTTCCTGAAAGCCGATCCGCAAAAGACAGGGAAGAGATCACCGGCGATGGTCGCGGAGCGCACGGCCTGACGCAGCTCGTCGGCGGTGAGCTCGTCTCCCCCCAGGTACTTCTCGAGAAGGTCGTCGTCGTGTTCGGCAGCCGCCTCGGTGAGTGCGTCGCGGAGCTCGTCGACCTGCTCCCTCAGGGCGTCCGGGACGGCGGCTTCCTCGTAGCGGGCCCCGAGCTCCTCGCGGTAGACTATCGCCTTGCGCTCGATGATGTCGACCATGCCGGTGAAGAGCTCGCCTTCACCCAACGGGAGGTGAACCGGGTGCGCGTTGGCGCCGAGTCTTTCGCGCATGGTGTTGACCGCAGCTCTGAAGTCCGCACCCACGCGATCCATCTTGTTGACGAAAGCGATGCGCGGCACTCCGTAGCGATCGGCCTGCCTCCACACCGTCTCGGATTGGGGCTCGACTCCGCCCACCGCGCAGAAGACCGCAACCGCGCCGTCGAGGACCCGCAGCGAGCGCTCGACCTCGGCCGTGAAGTCGACATGGCCGGGGGTATCGATGATGTTGATCCGGAACTCGCTGTCGTCCCGCAGCCAGTGGCAGGTCGTAGCCGCCGAGGTGATGGTGATGCCGCGCTCCTGCTCCTGCTCCATCCAGTCCATCGTGGCAGCGCCTTCGTGCACCTCTCCCATCCGGTGCAGCCGTCCTGTGTAAAAGAGGATGCGCTCGGTGGTCGTGGTCTTGCCCGCATCGATGTGGGCCATGATGCCGATGTTTCGCAGGTGCGAAAGTGGCGTCTTTCTAGACATCGGTCTTCGCTTCTTTCTCTAGTTGGTGTGGCGTTCCCGAGCTTCCGCTCGGGGTTGAACGAAAAAGAGCGCGGTCCGTGCTTTCGCCGCGCTCCTTCCGAATCGGAGAGGGCCGATCTCTCGGAGAGGACGGCCATCGCGTACGCTCGTTTGTCGGTGGGGGCGGGGCCCCTAGTAATTAATGGCGCTTACCAGCGGTAGTGCGCGAAGGCCTTGTTCGCCTCCGC
Encoded proteins:
- the fusA gene encoding elongation factor G; protein product: MSRKTPLSHLRNIGIMAHIDAGKTTTTERILFYTGRLHRMGEVHEGAATMDWMEQEQERGITITSAATTCHWLRDDSEFRINIIDTPGHVDFTAEVERSLRVLDGAVAVFCAVGGVEPQSETVWRQADRYGVPRIAFVNKMDRVGADFRAAVNTMRERLGANAHPVHLPLGEGELFTGMVDIIERKAIVYREELGARYEEAAVPDALREQVDELRDALTEAAAEHDDDLLEKYLGGDELTADELRQAVRSATIAGDLFPVFCGSAFRNKGVQRLLDGVIDYLPSPTDVAAIRGHLPHKTETFESREADDDAPFSALAFKIATDPYVGKLTFFRVYSGSLPAGSYVYNASGDRRERVGRILQMHANKREEREEVYAGDIAAAIGLKQVKTGDTLCIETAPIVLESMNFPEPVISVAIEPRTRADQDKLSIGLGKLADEDPTFRVITDPETNQTVISGMGELHLEIIVDRLRREFGVTANIGQPQVAYRETIRRRAEKVQGRFVRQTGGRGQYGHVVINIEPGEPGSGFSFENKIVGGAIPKEYIGSVEAGVRASLDSGTLAGYPIIDVRVELVDGSYHDVDSSEMAFKVAGSMALRAAIVRGSPVLLEPIMEVEVVTPTDYMGDIIGEISSRRGRVADLSERAGARVVTSYVPLGEMFGYSTRLRSMSQGRAVYTMQFAKYDEVPKVAAEKIVSGNMAKAS